In Psychrobacter immobilis, a single genomic region encodes these proteins:
- a CDS encoding ABC transporter permease — protein MDWNWQVIFDSIPDLLNGAVLTVQLVVISGIIGLFFGLVLAQLRLSKNWLVQILPFSYIFFFRGTPLLVQIFLIYYGLGQFEAIRNSFLWEPVLSQAYWCAIIAFTMNTSAYLAEIIRGAIQTIPVGELEAADAIGMSKWQKLTRITLPRAFGIVIPAYSNEVIFMLKGSALASTIALMDITGVARTISARTYTLMELFFAAGIIYLLLSWVILFSFRLFEKRMNRHTSYVPPDVMTNTIP, from the coding sequence ATGGATTGGAATTGGCAGGTCATTTTTGATAGTATTCCTGATTTATTAAACGGGGCAGTATTGACCGTACAGCTGGTAGTTATCTCAGGTATTATCGGTCTATTTTTTGGTTTGGTTTTAGCCCAGTTGCGCTTGTCAAAAAATTGGCTGGTACAGATACTACCATTTTCTTATATCTTCTTCTTCCGTGGCACGCCGCTGCTGGTACAGATATTTTTGATTTATTATGGTCTAGGACAGTTTGAGGCCATACGGAATTCGTTCTTATGGGAACCTGTGCTCAGTCAAGCGTATTGGTGTGCCATCATTGCCTTTACCATGAATACCAGTGCTTATTTGGCAGAAATCATTCGCGGTGCGATTCAGACTATTCCTGTTGGTGAGCTCGAAGCAGCTGACGCTATCGGTATGTCGAAATGGCAGAAGCTTACGCGTATTACCTTACCCCGTGCCTTTGGTATTGTCATTCCAGCTTATAGCAATGAAGTGATCTTTATGCTAAAAGGCAGTGCGCTTGCGTCAACCATCGCTTTGATGGATATCACGGGTGTCGCTCGAACCATTAGTGCGCGAACTTATACCTTGATGGAGCTGTTCTTTGCTGCTGGTATTATTTACCTTCTATTATCATGGGTGATTCTGTTTAGCTTTAGGTTGTTTGAAAAAAGAATGAACCGCCACACAAGCTATGTACCGCCTGATGTAATGACCAATACCATACCTTAA
- a CDS encoding fumarylacetoacetate hydrolase family protein: MVNDSVRASIGKVVCVGRNYAEHARELGNEIPKSPILFMKPASSVVSVRHDIVRPNPAIYGETHYEAELCVQLAADLSAATLEQAQQAIGGVTLGLDLTLRDLQSKLKEKGHPWERAKCFDGACVLADWIDPQAFSDFSHVEYQLYINDELKQDGDSALMLFPAYELLAEISHAFSLQAGDVIMTGTPSGVGILQAGDALKLKLGAHEWQAKVQ, encoded by the coding sequence ATGGTTAACGATAGCGTACGTGCATCCATCGGCAAGGTGGTCTGTGTCGGTCGTAACTATGCGGAACACGCCCGCGAGCTTGGCAATGAGATACCAAAATCACCCATCTTATTTATGAAACCAGCATCGTCAGTGGTCAGTGTGCGTCATGATATCGTCCGTCCCAATCCAGCAATATATGGTGAGACCCATTATGAAGCTGAGCTGTGTGTGCAATTAGCAGCAGACTTATCGGCAGCCACGCTTGAACAAGCACAGCAAGCGATAGGTGGCGTGACTTTGGGGCTGGATTTGACCTTACGTGACTTGCAAAGTAAGCTCAAAGAAAAAGGTCATCCATGGGAGCGTGCTAAGTGTTTCGATGGTGCCTGTGTACTTGCTGATTGGATTGATCCGCAAGCTTTTAGTGATTTTAGCCATGTCGAATATCAGCTTTATATTAATGATGAGTTGAAGCAAGATGGTGACAGTGCCTTGATGCTATTTCCAGCGTATGAATTACTGGCAGAGATTAGCCATGCCTTTAGCTTACAAGCAGGTGACGTGATTATGACTGGAACGCCGAGCGGCGTTGGCATATTACAAGCAGGCGATGCGTTAAAGTTGAAGCTCGGTGCCCATGAATGGCAGGCTAAGGTTCAATAA